The proteins below come from a single Kosakonia sp. SMBL-WEM22 genomic window:
- the nuoK gene encoding NADH-quinone oxidoreductase subunit NuoK translates to MIPLQHGLILAAILFVLGLTGLVIRRNLLFMLIGLEIMINAAALAFVVAGSYWGQTDGQVMYILAITLAAAEASIGLALLLQLHRRRQSLNIDSVSEMRG, encoded by the coding sequence ATGATCCCGTTACAACATGGATTGATCCTCGCGGCGATTTTGTTTGTGCTGGGTCTGACTGGTCTGGTTATCCGCCGCAATCTGCTTTTTATGCTGATTGGGCTTGAGATCATGATCAACGCCGCCGCGCTGGCCTTCGTGGTCGCCGGCAGTTACTGGGGCCAGACCGACGGTCAGGTAATGTATATTCTCGCCATTACCCTTGCCGCTGCGGAAGCGAGCATTGGCCTGGCGCTTCTGCTGCAACTGCATCGTCGCCGCCAGAGTCTGAATATCGATTCAGTAAGTGAGATGCGTGGATGA
- the nuoJ gene encoding NADH-quinone oxidoreductase subunit J: MEFAFYICGLIAILTTVRVITHTNPVHALLYLIISLLAIAGVFFSLGAHFAGALEIIVYAGAIMVLFVFVVMMLNMGNSVVEQERNWLTPQIWIGPSILSAVLLGVIVYAILGLNDQGIDGTAIGAKEVGKSLFKEYVLAVELASMLLLAGLVVAFHLGREDRPGEVLSNRTDDRAKRKTEERA; this comes from the coding sequence ATGGAGTTCGCTTTTTATATCTGTGGCCTGATCGCCATCCTGACGACGGTTCGCGTAATTACGCACACCAATCCGGTGCATGCGCTGCTGTACTTGATCATCTCCCTGCTAGCGATTGCCGGGGTCTTCTTTTCGCTCGGTGCGCACTTCGCCGGGGCGCTGGAGATCATTGTCTACGCCGGGGCGATTATGGTGCTTTTCGTCTTCGTCGTAATGATGTTGAACATGGGCAACTCAGTGGTCGAGCAGGAGCGTAACTGGCTCACGCCGCAAATCTGGATTGGCCCCTCAATACTCTCTGCGGTGCTGCTGGGCGTGATTGTCTATGCCATTTTAGGTCTCAACGATCAGGGCATTGACGGCACGGCGATCGGCGCGAAAGAGGTAGGTAAATCACTGTTTAAAGAGTACGTATTGGCGGTTGAACTCGCTTCAATGCTGCTGCTGGCGGGTCTGGTTGTTGCCTTCCATCTTGGACGTGAAGACCGCCCGGGCGAAGTGCTGAGCAATCGCACGGATGACCGCGCGAAAAGAAAAACGGAGGAGCGTGCATGA
- the nuoI gene encoding NADH-quinone oxidoreductase subunit NuoI: MTLKELFVGFGTQVRSIWMIGLHAFAKRETRMYPEEPVYLAPRYRGRIVLTRDPDGAERCVACNLCAVACPVGCISLQKAETVDGRWYPEFFRINFSRCIFCGMCEEACPTTAIQLTPDFELGEFKRQDLVYEKEDLLISGPGKYPEYNFYRMAGMAIDGKDKGEAENEAKPIDVKGLLP; encoded by the coding sequence ATGACGTTAAAAGAGTTATTCGTGGGCTTTGGCACCCAGGTTCGCAGTATCTGGATGATTGGCCTGCACGCGTTCGCCAAACGCGAAACGCGTATGTACCCGGAAGAGCCGGTTTACCTGGCCCCGCGCTACCGCGGCCGTATTGTGCTGACGCGCGATCCAGACGGCGCAGAGCGCTGTGTGGCCTGTAACCTGTGTGCGGTAGCATGCCCTGTTGGCTGTATCTCGCTGCAGAAAGCGGAAACTGTTGATGGCCGCTGGTATCCGGAGTTTTTCCGGATCAACTTCTCGCGCTGCATCTTCTGCGGTATGTGTGAAGAGGCGTGCCCGACAACAGCAATTCAGCTAACGCCGGACTTTGAACTCGGTGAGTTCAAGCGCCAGGATCTGGTGTATGAAAAAGAGGATCTGCTGATCTCCGGTCCGGGCAAATACCCGGAATATAACTTCTACCGGATGGCAGGTATGGCAATCGACGGCAAAGATAAGGGCGAAGCGGAAAACGAAGCCAAGCCTATCGACGTCAAAGGCCTGTTACCGTAA
- the nuoH gene encoding NADH-quinone oxidoreductase subunit NuoH, which yields MSWLTPDVIDILLSILKAVVILLVVVTCGAFMSFGERRLLGLFQNRYGPNRVGWGGSLQLVADMIKMFFKEDWIPRFSDRVIFTLAPVIAFTSLLLAFAIVPVSPTWVVADLNIGILFFLMMAGLAVYAVLFAGWSSNNKYSLLGAMRASAQTLSYEVFLGLSLMGVVAQAGSFNMTDIVNNQAGLWNVIPQFFGFVTFAIAGVAVCHRHPFDQPEAEQELADGYHIEYSGMKFGLFFVGEYIGIVTISALMVTLFFGGWQGPLLPPFIWFALKTAFFMMMFILIRAALPRPRYDQVMSFGWKICLPLTLLNLLGTAAVILWQQ from the coding sequence ATGAGCTGGTTAACACCGGATGTTATCGACATTCTGTTAAGCATTCTGAAAGCGGTGGTCATCCTGCTGGTGGTGGTCACCTGCGGCGCCTTCATGAGCTTTGGCGAACGTCGCCTGCTCGGCCTGTTCCAGAACCGTTATGGGCCGAACCGGGTGGGCTGGGGTGGTTCACTCCAGCTGGTCGCGGACATGATCAAGATGTTCTTTAAAGAGGACTGGATCCCGCGCTTCTCGGATCGCGTGATCTTCACCCTCGCACCGGTGATCGCCTTCACCTCGCTGCTGTTAGCCTTCGCCATTGTGCCGGTCAGCCCTACCTGGGTGGTGGCCGACCTCAACATCGGGATCCTCTTCTTCCTGATGATGGCGGGTCTGGCAGTTTACGCGGTACTGTTCGCTGGCTGGTCCAGTAACAACAAATACTCGCTGCTCGGCGCGATGCGTGCCTCTGCGCAAACCCTCAGCTACGAAGTGTTCCTCGGGCTCTCGCTGATGGGCGTGGTGGCGCAGGCCGGTTCATTCAACATGACCGACATCGTCAACAACCAGGCGGGCTTGTGGAACGTTATTCCGCAGTTCTTCGGCTTCGTTACCTTCGCTATTGCTGGCGTTGCGGTGTGTCACCGTCACCCGTTTGACCAGCCGGAAGCGGAGCAGGAGCTGGCGGATGGTTACCATATCGAATACTCCGGCATGAAGTTCGGTCTCTTCTTCGTCGGCGAGTATATCGGTATCGTTACCATCTCTGCGCTGATGGTCACCCTCTTCTTTGGTGGCTGGCAGGGTCCGCTGTTACCGCCGTTTATCTGGTTCGCGCTGAAAACCGCGTTCTTTATGATGATGTTCATTTTGATTCGCGCCGCACTGCCGCGTCCTCGCTACGATCAGGTGATGTCTTTCGGCTGGAAAATCTGCCTGCCGCTGACGCTGCTTAACCTGCTGGGTACCGCGGCAGTCATTCTGTGGCAGCAATAA
- the nuoG gene encoding NADH-quinone oxidoreductase subunit NuoG, with amino-acid sequence MATIHVDGKEYEVNGADNLLEACLSLGLDIPYFCWHPALGSVGACRQCAVKQYQNAEDTRGRLVMSCMTPASDGTFISIDDHEAKEFRESVVEWLMTNHPHDCPVCEEGGNCHLQDMTVMTGHSFRRYRFTKRTHRNQDLGPFISHEMNRCIACYRCVRYYKDYADGTDLGVYGAHDNVYFGRPEEGTLESEFSGNLVEICPTGVFTDKTHSERYNRKWDMQFAPSICQQCSIGCNTSPGERYGELRRIENRYNGTVNHYFLCDRGRFGYGYVNLKDRPRQPVQRRGDDLITLNAEQAMQGAADILRQSKKVIGIGSPRASVESNFALRELVGADNFYTGIAKGEQERLTLALKVLREGGIRTPALREIESYDAVLILGEDVTQTGARVALAVRQAVKGKAREMAAAQKVADWQIAAIMNIGQRAKHPLFVTNVDSTRLDDIAAWTYRAPVEDQARLGFAIAHALDNSAPAVDGLSSDLQGKVDVIVQALAGAKKPLIISGTNAGSTDVIHAAANVAKALKGRGADVGITMIARSVNSMGLGLIGGGSLDDALSELESGSADAVVVLENDLHRHASAARVDAALAKAPLVLVVDHQRTAIMDNAHLVLSAASFAESDGTVINNEGRAQRFFQVYDPSYYDNKALMLESWRWLHSLHSTVLNREVDWTQLDHVIDAAVTALPQLSGIKNAAPDASFRIRGQKLAREPHRYSGRTAMRANISVHEPRQPQDKDTMFAFSMEGNNQPSAPRSQIPFAWAPGWNSPQAWNKFQDEVGGHLRHGDPGVRLIEATETGLDYFTVVPGAFSAQDGEWRIAPYYHLFGSDELSQRSPVFQSRMPQPYITLNPADAAKLGVNAGAHVSFTYEGQTLSLPLQVSEGLTAGQVGLPMGMPGIAPVLAGARLENLREAQA; translated from the coding sequence ATGGCTACTATTCACGTAGACGGCAAAGAATATGAGGTAAACGGCGCAGACAACCTGTTAGAGGCTTGTCTCTCGTTGGGCCTTGATATTCCTTATTTTTGCTGGCATCCGGCGCTGGGGAGCGTGGGTGCGTGCCGCCAGTGTGCGGTGAAGCAATATCAAAACGCGGAAGACACGCGTGGCCGCCTGGTTATGTCCTGTATGACACCGGCATCCGACGGCACATTTATCTCTATCGACGATCACGAAGCAAAAGAGTTCCGTGAGAGCGTGGTGGAGTGGTTAATGACTAACCACCCGCACGACTGTCCGGTCTGCGAAGAGGGTGGTAACTGTCACCTTCAGGATATGACGGTGATGACCGGTCACAGCTTCCGTCGCTACCGTTTCACTAAACGTACGCACCGTAACCAGGATCTCGGCCCGTTCATCTCCCACGAGATGAACCGCTGTATCGCCTGCTACCGCTGTGTGCGTTACTACAAAGATTATGCCGACGGTACCGATCTGGGCGTCTATGGCGCACATGACAACGTCTACTTCGGCCGCCCGGAAGAGGGCACGCTGGAGAGCGAGTTCTCCGGTAACCTGGTGGAAATCTGCCCGACCGGCGTTTTCACCGATAAAACCCACTCCGAGCGCTATAACCGTAAATGGGATATGCAGTTCGCGCCGAGCATCTGCCAGCAGTGCTCGATCGGCTGTAACACCAGCCCGGGTGAGCGTTACGGCGAGCTACGTCGTATCGAAAACCGCTACAACGGCACGGTTAACCACTACTTCCTCTGCGACCGCGGTCGTTTCGGCTATGGCTACGTCAATCTGAAAGATCGTCCGCGCCAGCCGGTACAGCGTCGCGGCGACGATCTCATCACCCTCAACGCCGAGCAGGCGATGCAGGGCGCGGCAGATATTCTGCGCCAGTCGAAGAAAGTGATCGGTATCGGTTCCCCGCGCGCAAGCGTCGAGAGCAACTTCGCGCTGCGCGAACTGGTCGGTGCGGATAACTTCTATACCGGTATCGCCAAAGGTGAGCAGGAGCGTCTGACGCTGGCACTGAAAGTGCTGCGCGAAGGCGGCATCCGTACTCCGGCGCTGCGAGAAATCGAATCTTACGACGCTGTGCTGATCCTCGGCGAAGACGTGACCCAGACCGGCGCGCGCGTCGCGCTGGCGGTACGCCAGGCGGTGAAAGGTAAAGCCCGTGAAATGGCAGCGGCGCAGAAAGTCGCCGACTGGCAGATTGCGGCGATCATGAACATCGGTCAGCGCGCTAAACATCCGTTATTTGTCACCAACGTCGACAGCACCCGTCTGGACGATATCGCCGCGTGGACCTACCGCGCGCCGGTAGAAGATCAGGCGCGTTTAGGTTTTGCCATCGCCCATGCGCTGGATAACTCCGCACCGGCGGTTGACGGCCTGAGCAGCGATCTGCAGGGCAAAGTGGATGTGATTGTCCAGGCACTGGCCGGGGCGAAGAAACCGCTGATTATCTCCGGCACTAACGCCGGTAGCACCGACGTGATCCACGCGGCGGCGAACGTGGCGAAAGCGCTGAAAGGGCGCGGTGCTGATGTCGGCATCACCATGATTGCCCGCTCCGTTAACAGCATGGGCCTTGGCCTTATTGGCGGCGGCAGCCTCGATGATGCACTCTCCGAACTGGAGAGCGGCAGTGCCGACGCGGTCGTGGTGCTGGAAAACGATCTGCACCGTCACGCTTCTGCTGCGCGCGTTGACGCTGCGCTGGCGAAAGCGCCGCTGGTGCTGGTGGTCGATCACCAGCGCACCGCGATTATGGATAACGCTCACCTGGTGCTCTCTGCGGCAAGCTTCGCAGAGAGCGACGGCACGGTCATTAACAACGAAGGTCGCGCCCAGCGCTTCTTCCAGGTTTATGACCCGAGCTACTACGACAACAAAGCGCTGATGCTGGAAAGCTGGCGCTGGCTGCACTCGCTGCACAGCACCGTGCTGAACCGCGAGGTGGACTGGACGCAGCTCGATCATGTGATCGATGCCGCCGTTACCGCGCTGCCGCAACTGTCAGGCATCAAGAATGCCGCACCGGATGCCAGCTTCCGCATTCGCGGGCAGAAACTGGCACGTGAGCCGCATCGCTACAGCGGCCGCACCGCAATGCGCGCCAATATCAGCGTTCACGAACCGCGCCAGCCGCAGGATAAAGACACCATGTTCGCCTTCTCGATGGAAGGGAACAACCAGCCTTCAGCCCCGCGCTCGCAAATTCCGTTTGCCTGGGCACCGGGCTGGAACTCCCCGCAGGCCTGGAATAAATTCCAGGACGAAGTGGGCGGTCACCTGCGTCACGGCGATCCGGGCGTGCGCCTGATTGAAGCGACGGAGACCGGGCTGGATTACTTCACTGTTGTTCCTGGCGCCTTCAGCGCACAGGATGGCGAGTGGCGTATCGCGCCTTACTATCACCTGTTTGGCAGCGATGAGCTGTCACAGCGTTCGCCGGTGTTCCAGAGCCGTATGCCGCAGCCTTACATCACGCTTAACCCGGCCGATGCCGCGAAGCTTGGCGTAAACGCAGGCGCGCACGTCTCCTTCACCTACGAAGGGCAGACCCTCAGCTTGCCGCTGCAGGTATCGGAAGGTCTGACGGCGGGGCAGGTCGGTTTGCCGATGGGCATGCCGGGTATTGCACCGGTGCTGGCCGGGGCACGTCTTGAAAATCTGCGGGAGGCGCAAGCATGA